From a region of the Pseudooceanicola aestuarii genome:
- the pstA gene encoding phosphate ABC transporter permease PstA, whose amino-acid sequence MTDATTPGAATPRARKATSLLELDSHTRRRNAAEGRFKTYGMIAVGIGLVFLVTLLFAIVRNGAPAFTQTYLTVPITLTEAKLDKTGNRDPKEMAKVSTFGYKPVIIDSLVAQLNGQGIDIPFEKAKDVGDILSASAAAQVRDRVLENPMLIGQTVEFDLLASSRVDGYFKGRVTRESLARDKNLDAEHLDVADRMQEAGIMRSTFNWAFITGADASESRPEQAGIGVSMIGSLFMMLVVLLLALPIGVAASIYLEEFAPKNRITDLIEVNISNLAAVPSIVFGILGLAVFIQFVHLPQSAPLVGGLVLTLMTLPTIIISTRASLQAVPPSIRDAALGLGASKMQSVFHHVLPLAMPGILTGTIIGLAQALGETAPLLLIGMVGYIASNAPDGVISGFMDPNSAMPAQIYEWAKRADPAYYERAWGGIIILLLFLMTMNIIAIILRRRFERRW is encoded by the coding sequence GATCGCTGTCGGCATCGGCCTGGTCTTTCTGGTCACGCTGCTGTTCGCCATCGTCCGCAACGGCGCCCCGGCGTTCACCCAGACCTACCTGACCGTGCCGATCACCCTGACGGAGGCCAAGCTGGACAAGACCGGCAACCGCGATCCGAAGGAAATGGCCAAGGTTTCCACCTTCGGCTACAAGCCCGTGATCATCGACAGCCTGGTCGCGCAACTGAACGGGCAGGGGATCGACATCCCCTTCGAGAAGGCCAAGGATGTCGGCGATATCCTGTCCGCCTCTGCCGCCGCACAGGTCCGCGACCGGGTACTGGAAAACCCGATGCTGATCGGGCAGACGGTGGAATTCGACCTGCTCGCCTCTTCCCGCGTGGACGGGTATTTCAAGGGCAGGGTGACCCGCGAGTCGCTGGCCCGCGACAAGAACCTGGATGCCGAACACCTGGACGTCGCCGACCGGATGCAGGAGGCGGGCATCATGCGCTCCACCTTCAACTGGGCGTTCATCACCGGCGCCGACGCCTCCGAAAGCCGCCCCGAACAGGCCGGGATCGGCGTGTCGATGATCGGGTCGCTGTTCATGATGCTGGTGGTGCTGCTGCTGGCCCTGCCGATCGGTGTCGCCGCCTCCATCTACCTTGAGGAATTCGCACCCAAGAACCGGATCACCGACCTGATCGAGGTGAATATCTCCAACCTGGCCGCCGTTCCTTCGATCGTTTTCGGGATCCTCGGTCTGGCGGTCTTCATCCAGTTCGTGCACCTGCCGCAATCGGCGCCGCTGGTCGGCGGGCTGGTGCTGACGCTGATGACCCTGCCGACGATCATCATCTCCACCCGGGCCTCGTTGCAGGCGGTGCCGCCATCGATCCGCGATGCCGCTCTGGGGCTGGGCGCATCCAAGATGCAATCGGTGTTCCACCACGTGCTGCCGCTGGCCATGCCCGGCATCCTGACCGGCACGATCATCGGCCTTGCACAGGCCCTGGGAGAGACCGCGCCACTGTTGCTGATCGGGATGGTCGGCTACATTGCCTCCAACGCGCCCGATGGTGTGATCAGCGGCTTCATGGATCCGAACTCGGCCATGCCGGCGCAAATCTACGAATGGGCCAAACGGGCCGATCCAGCCTATTACGAACGGGCCTGGGGCGGGATCATCATCCTGCTTCTGTTCCTCATGACCATGAACATCATCGCCATCATCCTGCGCCGCCGTTTCGAGCGTCGGTGGTAA